One window of Erwinia aphidicola genomic DNA carries:
- the ssuD gene encoding FMNH2-dependent alkanesulfonate monooxygenase, whose product MSLSVFWFLPTHGDGKYLGTDEGARPVDHAYLQQIAQAADRLGFGGVLIPTGRSCEDAWLVAASLIPVTQRLRFLVALRPGVISPTQAARQAATLDRLSNGRALFNLVTGGDAEELAGDGVFLDHRERYEESAEFTRVWRRVLEGETVDYEGKHVHVRGARLMFKPVQQPRPPLWFGGSSEVAQDLAAEQVDVYLTWGEPPAQVKEKIEQVRAKAAAQGRKVRFGIRLHVIVRESNEEAWQAADRLISHLDDATIAKAQAALAKTDSVGQQRMAALHGGKRDRLEISPNLWAGVGLVRGGAGTALVGDGPTVAARMQEYADLGIETFILSGYPHLEEAYRVGELLFPHLDLEVPEVPQPRVIKAHGEAVAHDFAPQKVSQS is encoded by the coding sequence ATGAGCCTTTCCGTTTTCTGGTTTCTTCCCACTCATGGTGATGGGAAATATTTAGGCACCGACGAAGGTGCGCGCCCGGTGGATCACGCCTATCTGCAGCAGATCGCTCAGGCTGCCGACCGCCTGGGTTTTGGCGGGGTGCTGATCCCGACCGGCCGCAGCTGTGAAGATGCCTGGCTGGTTGCCGCTTCGCTGATCCCGGTGACGCAGCGTCTGCGTTTCCTCGTGGCGCTGCGCCCTGGCGTCATCTCACCCACTCAGGCCGCCCGCCAGGCCGCTACGCTGGATCGTCTCTCCAACGGCCGTGCGCTGTTTAATCTGGTCACCGGCGGCGATGCCGAAGAGCTGGCGGGCGACGGCGTGTTTCTTGACCACCGCGAGCGCTATGAAGAGTCCGCCGAGTTTACCCGCGTCTGGCGCCGGGTACTGGAAGGTGAAACGGTCGATTACGAAGGAAAACATGTACATGTGCGCGGGGCGCGGCTAATGTTTAAGCCGGTTCAGCAGCCGCGACCGCCGCTGTGGTTTGGCGGTTCGTCAGAGGTGGCGCAGGATCTGGCCGCCGAGCAGGTTGATGTCTACCTCACCTGGGGTGAACCCCCTGCGCAGGTCAAAGAAAAAATTGAGCAGGTGCGCGCCAAAGCTGCGGCGCAGGGGCGCAAAGTGCGCTTCGGCATCCGTCTGCATGTGATTGTGCGTGAAAGCAACGAAGAGGCGTGGCAGGCAGCGGACCGTCTGATCTCTCATCTGGATGATGCCACCATTGCCAAAGCCCAGGCGGCGCTGGCGAAAACGGATTCGGTCGGCCAGCAGCGCATGGCGGCCCTGCACGGCGGTAAGCGCGATCGGCTGGAAATCAGCCCCAACCTGTGGGCAGGCGTTGGCCTGGTGCGCGGCGGTGCAGGTACGGCGCTGGTCGGTGACGGCCCGACCGTTGCGGCCAGGATGCAGGAGTATGCCGACCTCGGCATTGAAACCTTTATACTTTCCGGCTATCCGCATCTGGAAGAAGCGTATCGCGTTGGCGAACTGCTGTTCCCGCACCTCGATCTTGAGGTGCCAGAGGTACCGCAGCCGCGCGTGATTAAGGCGCACGGTGAAGCCGTTGCCCATGATTTCGCCCCGCAAAAAGTCTCACAGAGTTAG
- a CDS encoding sulfonate ABC transporter substrate-binding protein, with amino-acid sequence MTLFSRILATVIAAGLISSSALAAESKDAPAQVRIGYQKGSVSMVLAKSHQLLEKRFPHTQIKWVEFPAGPQMLEALNVNSIDLGSTGDIPPIFAQAAGADLLYVGSEPPKPKSEVILVRENSPLNTVADLKGHKVAFQKGSSSHNLLLRALKEAGLGFNDIQPAFLTPADARAAFQQGDVDAWAIWDPYYSAAIQQGGVRVLKDGSTLNLTGSFYLATRPFTEKNGAFLQQVLDTFSQADALTRSQREQSVALLATAMGLPKTVIATYFDHRPPTAIGLVSDKTAAAQQATADLFYSSHLMPVKVDISSRIWHGPTAH; translated from the coding sequence ATGACGCTGTTTTCACGGATACTCGCCACCGTTATCGCCGCCGGGCTGATCTCATCCAGCGCGCTGGCGGCGGAAAGCAAGGATGCCCCTGCACAGGTGCGCATCGGCTATCAGAAAGGGTCAGTCAGTATGGTGCTGGCAAAGTCCCACCAGCTGCTGGAAAAGCGTTTTCCACATACGCAAATAAAGTGGGTTGAGTTCCCTGCCGGGCCGCAGATGCTGGAAGCATTAAACGTCAACAGCATCGACCTCGGTAGCACCGGTGATATTCCGCCAATTTTTGCCCAGGCTGCCGGGGCGGATCTGCTGTACGTCGGTTCCGAACCGCCAAAGCCGAAATCTGAAGTGATTCTGGTACGCGAAAACAGCCCGCTAAACACCGTTGCCGACCTGAAGGGGCATAAAGTTGCCTTCCAGAAAGGTTCCAGCTCACACAATTTGCTGCTGCGCGCACTGAAAGAAGCAGGGCTTGGATTTAACGATATCCAGCCTGCCTTTCTGACGCCTGCCGATGCACGTGCTGCGTTCCAGCAGGGGGATGTTGATGCCTGGGCTATCTGGGACCCCTACTATTCAGCAGCGATCCAGCAGGGCGGCGTGCGCGTGCTGAAAGATGGCAGCACGCTGAATCTTACCGGTTCGTTCTATTTAGCTACCCGTCCGTTTACCGAGAAAAACGGCGCATTTCTGCAACAGGTGCTCGACACCTTTAGCCAGGCCGATGCGCTGACCCGCAGCCAGCGCGAGCAGAGCGTGGCGCTGCTGGCAACGGCGATGGGCCTGCCAAAGACGGTTATCGCCACCTATTTTGACCATCGCCCACCTACCGCGATCGGTCTGGTGAGTGACAAAACCGCCGCTGCCCAGCAGGCGACCGCCGACCTGTTTTACAGCAGCCATTTAATGCCGGTTAAAGTCGATATTTCCAGCCGCATCTGGCATGGCCCGACAGCCCACTGA
- the ssuE gene encoding NADPH-dependent FMN reductase: protein MRVITLAGSPRFPSRSTALLTLCQQALEKRGVEVIPWNLHNFHPEDLLYARFDSPALLALKEDLESADGFIVATPVYKASFSGALKTLLDLLPERALEHKVVLPLATGGTVAHLLAVDYALKPVLNALKAQEVLHGVFADDTQITHYDRQPELSPLLAERLAEAVDTFWHALARRHQPLAAAV, encoded by the coding sequence ATGCGCGTTATTACTCTGGCTGGTAGTCCCCGTTTTCCTTCACGCTCCACCGCACTGCTGACCCTCTGCCAGCAGGCATTGGAAAAACGCGGCGTCGAGGTTATTCCGTGGAATCTGCATAATTTCCATCCTGAAGATCTGCTTTACGCACGCTTTGACTCCCCTGCCCTGCTGGCATTAAAGGAAGACCTGGAGTCTGCGGATGGATTTATTGTCGCCACGCCGGTGTATAAGGCGTCATTCTCCGGCGCGCTGAAAACGCTGCTCGACCTGTTACCGGAGCGCGCGCTGGAACATAAAGTTGTGCTGCCACTGGCAACTGGCGGTACCGTCGCCCATCTGCTGGCGGTCGACTACGCGCTGAAACCGGTGCTGAACGCGCTAAAAGCGCAGGAAGTGCTGCACGGCGTGTTCGCGGATGACACCCAGATTACCCATTATGACCGCCAGCCTGAGCTGTCGCCGCTGCTGGCGGAGCGCCTTGCCGAAGCGGTGGATACCTTCTGGCATGCGCTGGCCCGACGCCATCAGCCGCTGGCCGCTGCGGTTTAA